One window of the Calonectris borealis chromosome 36, bCalBor7.hap1.2, whole genome shotgun sequence genome contains the following:
- the TMEM256 gene encoding transmembrane protein 256 encodes MAGVWARVGAVSGAAAVSAAAYGAHGLRRSDRDEYQKELYETANRFHLLHSLALLAAPHCRRPALAGSLLCAGIGLFCLPLYYHGLSGDPGLNRAAPLGGTLLILGWGAMAL; translated from the exons ATGGCGGGAGTGTGGGCGAGGGTCGGGGCCGTCAGCGGCGCTGCCGCCGTCTCGGCTGCGGCCTACGGGGCCCacg gcctccGCCGCAGCGACCGGGACGAGTACCAGAAGGAG ctctACGAGACGGCGAACCGGTTCCACCTCCTGCACAGCCTGGCGCTGCTCGCCGCCCCCCactgccgccgccccgccctg gccgGGTCCCTGCTCTGCGCCGGGATCGGGCTCTTCTGCCTCCCTCTCTACTACCACGGCCTGAGCGGGGACCCCGGCCTCAACCGCGCCGCCCCCCTGGGGGGGACCCTCCTCATCCTCGGCTGGGGGGCCATGGCGCTCTGA
- the SRRT gene encoding serrate RNA effector molecule homolog isoform X1 → MGDSDDEYDRRRRDKFRRERSDYDRSRERDDRRRDDWSDRDWDRGRERRSRGEYRDYDRTRRERFSPPRHELSPPQKRLRRDWDEHSGDPYHSGYDMPYSGGGAGPTYGPPQPWGHPEMHVMQHHILPIQASRLGNIAEVDLGMAPPVMKSFKEFLLSLDDAVDETEAVKRYNDYKLDFRRQQMQDFFLAHKDEEWFRSKYHPDEAGKRKQEAQAALRNRLNVFLYLSDNGWFDNLLLDIDRAPAIIKTLDAAVIKMEGGTENDLRILEQEEEEERQEKAEAAKKEEPRPPDADRKAPDREEKEEGKKGEGEAPGEEKAKKGPEEEEEKEKGRKEEEGEKEGKKASKKRKRKRSGDDSYDEGSASDSESESEGGRREGDKEEEKGKEEKAREEEGGPAAPKAKEKEGGDPKPRPLHKTCSLFMRNIAPNISQAEIVALCKRYPGFMRVALSDPQPERRFFRRGWVTFDRSVNIKEICWSLQNIRLRDCELSPGVNRDLTRRVRNVSGITQHRPIVRNDIKLAARLVHALDGRAQLWGAPAPAPPAGGAALAGGDAPPNADGDGDPAAAAAAAAAGAVPSQNPVLKHITDYLIEEVSAEEEELLGRGGGDAEEGPREANPTEVTVERDEKLLKVLDRLLLYLRIVHSVDYYNTSEYLNEDEMPNRCGIVHVRGPLPPNRVSHGEVAEWQKGFEERLGPLLAGREALPEEEAQRLGRKDPEQELEKFVTANTQELGKDKWLCPLSGKKFKGPEFVRKHIFNKHGEKMGAVRKEVLFFNNFLMDPKRPALPEGKGGPPPGPAQGLAPGLPYPPQTPQGMMPYGQPRPPILGYGGGPPYPPGPYAAGRGNYETFRGQGGYLNKPRSRMVRGDPRAIVEYRDLDAPEDVDFF, encoded by the exons ATGGGGGACAGCGACGACGAGTACGACCGGCGCCGGCGTGACAAGTTCCGGCGGGAACGCAGCGACTACGACCGCTCGCGGGAGAGGGACGACCGGCGGCGCGACGACTGGAGCGACCG ggATTGGGATCGCGGGCGGGAACGCCGGAGCCGGGGCGAGTACCGGGACTACGACCGGACACGCCGGGAACGCTTCTCGCCCCCCCGCCATGAGCTCAGCCCCCCCCAGAAGCGCCTCCGCCGCGACTG GGATGAGCACAGTGGTGACCCCTACCACAGCGGCTACGACATGCCGTACAGCGGGGGGGGCGCCGGCCCCACCTACGGCCCCccccaaccctgggggcaccccgaAATGCACGTCATGCAGCACCACATCCTCCCCATCCAGGCCAG cAGACTGGGGAACATCGCGGAGGTGGACCTGGGGATGGCTCCCCCGGTGATGAAGAGCTTCAAGGAATTCCTGCTCTCGCTGGACGACGCGGTGGACGAGACGGAGGCCGTTAAGCGTTATAACGACTACAAGCTCGATTTCCGCCGTCAGCAGATGCAGGATTTCTTCCTGGCTCACAAAGATGAGGAGTG GTTCCGCTCCAAGTACCACCCCGACGAGGCGGGGAAGCGGAAGCAGGAGGCGCAGGCGGCCCTGAGGAACCGCCTCAACGTCTTCCTCTACCTCTCGGACAACGGCTGGTTCGACAACCTCCTCCTCGACATCGATCGCGCCCCCGCCATCATCAAGACCCTCGACGCCG cgGTGATTAAGATGGAGGGGGGGACGGAGAACGACCTGCGCatcctggagcaggaggaggaggaggagcggcagGAGAAGGCCGAAGCGGCCAAAAAAGAGGAGCCGCGACCCCCCGACGCCGACCGCAAAGCCCCCGACCgcgaggagaaggaggaggggaagaag gGCGAGGGGGAGGCACCGGGCGAGGAGAAGGCCAAGAaggggccggaggaggaggaggagaaggagaagggacggaaggaggaggaaggggagaaggagggcAAGAAG GCCAGCAAGAAGCGGAAGCGGAAGCGCAGCGGGGACGACAGCTACGACGAGGGCAGCGCCAGCGACTCCGAGAGCGAGTCCGAGGGCGGCCGCCGCGAGGGGGACAAGGAAg aggagaaggggaaggaggagaaggccCGCGAGGAAGAggggggcccggcggcgccgaAGGccaaggagaaggaggggggggaccccaaaccccgGCCCCTCCACAAAACCTGCTCTCTCTTCATGCGCAACATCGCTCCCAACATCTCCCAGGCCGAGATCGTGGCG ctctgcaagCGTTACCCCGGCTTCATGCGCGTGGCTCTGTCGGACCCCCAGCCCGagaggag ATTTTTCCGTCGGGGCTGGGTCACCTTCGACCGCAGCGTCAACATCAAGGAGATCTGCTGGAGCCTGCAGAACATTCGg CTGCGTGACTGCGAGCTGAGCCCGGGGGTGAACCGGGACCTGACGCGCCGCGTGCGCAACGTCAGCggcatcacccagcaccgccccaTCGTCCGCAACGACATCAAACTGGCCGCCCGCCTGGTCCACGCCCTCGACGGCCGCGCCCAGCTCTGGGGggctcccgcccccgccccgcccgcggggggAGCGGCTCTGGCCGGGGGGGACGCGCCCCCCAACGCcgacggggacggggaccccgccgctgccgccgccgctgccgccgccggg GCGGTGCCGTCGCAGAACCCGGTGCTGAAGCACATCACGGATTACCTGATCGAGGAGGTGAGcgccgaggaggaggagctgctggggcgcggcgggggggacgCCGAGGAGGGGCCGCGCGAGGCCAACCCCACCGAGGTCACCGTCGAGCGGGACGAGAAGCTCCTCAAG GTGCTGGACCGGCTGCTGCTCTACCTGCGCATCGTCCACTCGGTCGATTACTACAACACCTCCGAGTACCTCAACGAGGACGAGATGCCCAACCGCTGCGGCATCGTGCACGTGCGGGGGCCCCTGCCCCCCAACCGCGTCTCCCACGGAGAGG TGGCCGAGTGGCAGAAGGGCTTCGAGGAGCGGCTGGGGCCGCTgctggcggggcgggaggcgctgCCCGAGGAGGAGGCCCAGCGCCTGGGCCGCAAGGACCCCgagcaggagctggagaagtTCGTCACCGCCAACACCCAGGAGCTGGGCAAGGACAAGTGGctctgccccctcagcgggaagAAGTTCAAG ggCCCCGAGTTCGTCCGCAAGCACATCTTCAACAAGCACGGGGAGAAGATGGGGGCGGTGCGGAAGGAGGTCCTCTTCTTCAACAACTTCCTGATGGACCCCAAGCGCCCCGCCCTGCCCGAGGGCaagggggggccccccccggggcctgcCCAGG gcctggccccggggctgccgTACCCCCCCCAGACGCCGCAGGGGATGATGCCCtacgggcagccccggccccccatcCTGGGCTACGGAG gtggCCCCCCCTACCCCCCCGGCCCCTACGCCGCCGGCCGGGGCAACTACGAGACGTTTCGGGGCCAGGGGGGCTACCTCAACAAACCCCGCAGCAG GATGGTTCGGGGCGACCCCCGGGCGATCGTCGAGTACCGGGACCTGGACGCCCCCGAAGACGTCGACTTCTTCtag
- the SRRT gene encoding serrate RNA effector molecule homolog isoform X2, with amino-acid sequence MGDSDDEYDRRRRDKFRRERSDYDRSRERDDRRRDDWSDRDWDRGRERRSRGEYRDYDRTRRERFSPPRHELSPPQKRLRRDWDEHSGDPYHSGYDMPYSGGGAGPTYGPPQPWGHPEMHVMQHHILPIQARLGNIAEVDLGMAPPVMKSFKEFLLSLDDAVDETEAVKRYNDYKLDFRRQQMQDFFLAHKDEEWFRSKYHPDEAGKRKQEAQAALRNRLNVFLYLSDNGWFDNLLLDIDRAPAIIKTLDAAVIKMEGGTENDLRILEQEEEEERQEKAEAAKKEEPRPPDADRKAPDREEKEEGKKGEGEAPGEEKAKKGPEEEEEKEKGRKEEEGEKEGKKASKKRKRKRSGDDSYDEGSASDSESESEGGRREGDKEEEKGKEEKAREEEGGPAAPKAKEKEGGDPKPRPLHKTCSLFMRNIAPNISQAEIVALCKRYPGFMRVALSDPQPERRFFRRGWVTFDRSVNIKEICWSLQNIRLRDCELSPGVNRDLTRRVRNVSGITQHRPIVRNDIKLAARLVHALDGRAQLWGAPAPAPPAGGAALAGGDAPPNADGDGDPAAAAAAAAAGAVPSQNPVLKHITDYLIEEVSAEEEELLGRGGGDAEEGPREANPTEVTVERDEKLLKVLDRLLLYLRIVHSVDYYNTSEYLNEDEMPNRCGIVHVRGPLPPNRVSHGEVAEWQKGFEERLGPLLAGREALPEEEAQRLGRKDPEQELEKFVTANTQELGKDKWLCPLSGKKFKGPEFVRKHIFNKHGEKMGAVRKEVLFFNNFLMDPKRPALPEGKGGPPPGPAQGLAPGLPYPPQTPQGMMPYGQPRPPILGYGGGPPYPPGPYAAGRGNYETFRGQGGYLNKPRSRMVRGDPRAIVEYRDLDAPEDVDFF; translated from the exons ATGGGGGACAGCGACGACGAGTACGACCGGCGCCGGCGTGACAAGTTCCGGCGGGAACGCAGCGACTACGACCGCTCGCGGGAGAGGGACGACCGGCGGCGCGACGACTGGAGCGACCG ggATTGGGATCGCGGGCGGGAACGCCGGAGCCGGGGCGAGTACCGGGACTACGACCGGACACGCCGGGAACGCTTCTCGCCCCCCCGCCATGAGCTCAGCCCCCCCCAGAAGCGCCTCCGCCGCGACTG GGATGAGCACAGTGGTGACCCCTACCACAGCGGCTACGACATGCCGTACAGCGGGGGGGGCGCCGGCCCCACCTACGGCCCCccccaaccctgggggcaccccgaAATGCACGTCATGCAGCACCACATCCTCCCCATCCAGGCCAG ACTGGGGAACATCGCGGAGGTGGACCTGGGGATGGCTCCCCCGGTGATGAAGAGCTTCAAGGAATTCCTGCTCTCGCTGGACGACGCGGTGGACGAGACGGAGGCCGTTAAGCGTTATAACGACTACAAGCTCGATTTCCGCCGTCAGCAGATGCAGGATTTCTTCCTGGCTCACAAAGATGAGGAGTG GTTCCGCTCCAAGTACCACCCCGACGAGGCGGGGAAGCGGAAGCAGGAGGCGCAGGCGGCCCTGAGGAACCGCCTCAACGTCTTCCTCTACCTCTCGGACAACGGCTGGTTCGACAACCTCCTCCTCGACATCGATCGCGCCCCCGCCATCATCAAGACCCTCGACGCCG cgGTGATTAAGATGGAGGGGGGGACGGAGAACGACCTGCGCatcctggagcaggaggaggaggaggagcggcagGAGAAGGCCGAAGCGGCCAAAAAAGAGGAGCCGCGACCCCCCGACGCCGACCGCAAAGCCCCCGACCgcgaggagaaggaggaggggaagaag gGCGAGGGGGAGGCACCGGGCGAGGAGAAGGCCAAGAaggggccggaggaggaggaggagaaggagaagggacggaaggaggaggaaggggagaaggagggcAAGAAG GCCAGCAAGAAGCGGAAGCGGAAGCGCAGCGGGGACGACAGCTACGACGAGGGCAGCGCCAGCGACTCCGAGAGCGAGTCCGAGGGCGGCCGCCGCGAGGGGGACAAGGAAg aggagaaggggaaggaggagaaggccCGCGAGGAAGAggggggcccggcggcgccgaAGGccaaggagaaggaggggggggaccccaaaccccgGCCCCTCCACAAAACCTGCTCTCTCTTCATGCGCAACATCGCTCCCAACATCTCCCAGGCCGAGATCGTGGCG ctctgcaagCGTTACCCCGGCTTCATGCGCGTGGCTCTGTCGGACCCCCAGCCCGagaggag ATTTTTCCGTCGGGGCTGGGTCACCTTCGACCGCAGCGTCAACATCAAGGAGATCTGCTGGAGCCTGCAGAACATTCGg CTGCGTGACTGCGAGCTGAGCCCGGGGGTGAACCGGGACCTGACGCGCCGCGTGCGCAACGTCAGCggcatcacccagcaccgccccaTCGTCCGCAACGACATCAAACTGGCCGCCCGCCTGGTCCACGCCCTCGACGGCCGCGCCCAGCTCTGGGGggctcccgcccccgccccgcccgcggggggAGCGGCTCTGGCCGGGGGGGACGCGCCCCCCAACGCcgacggggacggggaccccgccgctgccgccgccgctgccgccgccggg GCGGTGCCGTCGCAGAACCCGGTGCTGAAGCACATCACGGATTACCTGATCGAGGAGGTGAGcgccgaggaggaggagctgctggggcgcggcgggggggacgCCGAGGAGGGGCCGCGCGAGGCCAACCCCACCGAGGTCACCGTCGAGCGGGACGAGAAGCTCCTCAAG GTGCTGGACCGGCTGCTGCTCTACCTGCGCATCGTCCACTCGGTCGATTACTACAACACCTCCGAGTACCTCAACGAGGACGAGATGCCCAACCGCTGCGGCATCGTGCACGTGCGGGGGCCCCTGCCCCCCAACCGCGTCTCCCACGGAGAGG TGGCCGAGTGGCAGAAGGGCTTCGAGGAGCGGCTGGGGCCGCTgctggcggggcgggaggcgctgCCCGAGGAGGAGGCCCAGCGCCTGGGCCGCAAGGACCCCgagcaggagctggagaagtTCGTCACCGCCAACACCCAGGAGCTGGGCAAGGACAAGTGGctctgccccctcagcgggaagAAGTTCAAG ggCCCCGAGTTCGTCCGCAAGCACATCTTCAACAAGCACGGGGAGAAGATGGGGGCGGTGCGGAAGGAGGTCCTCTTCTTCAACAACTTCCTGATGGACCCCAAGCGCCCCGCCCTGCCCGAGGGCaagggggggccccccccggggcctgcCCAGG gcctggccccggggctgccgTACCCCCCCCAGACGCCGCAGGGGATGATGCCCtacgggcagccccggccccccatcCTGGGCTACGGAG gtggCCCCCCCTACCCCCCCGGCCCCTACGCCGCCGGCCGGGGCAACTACGAGACGTTTCGGGGCCAGGGGGGCTACCTCAACAAACCCCGCAGCAG GATGGTTCGGGGCGACCCCCGGGCGATCGTCGAGTACCGGGACCTGGACGCCCCCGAAGACGTCGACTTCTTCtag
- the SRRT gene encoding serrate RNA effector molecule homolog isoform X3: protein MRSANRRSGGPAGRRRSWQAFRSKYHPDEAGKRKQEAQAALRNRLNVFLYLSDNGWFDNLLLDIDRAPAIIKTLDAAVIKMEGGTENDLRILEQEEEEERQEKAEAAKKEEPRPPDADRKAPDREEKEEGKKGEGEAPGEEKAKKGPEEEEEKEKGRKEEEGEKEGKKASKKRKRKRSGDDSYDEGSASDSESESEGGRREGDKEEEKGKEEKAREEEGGPAAPKAKEKEGGDPKPRPLHKTCSLFMRNIAPNISQAEIVALCKRYPGFMRVALSDPQPERRFFRRGWVTFDRSVNIKEICWSLQNIRLRDCELSPGVNRDLTRRVRNVSGITQHRPIVRNDIKLAARLVHALDGRAQLWGAPAPAPPAGGAALAGGDAPPNADGDGDPAAAAAAAAAGAVPSQNPVLKHITDYLIEEVSAEEEELLGRGGGDAEEGPREANPTEVTVERDEKLLKVLDRLLLYLRIVHSVDYYNTSEYLNEDEMPNRCGIVHVRGPLPPNRVSHGEVAEWQKGFEERLGPLLAGREALPEEEAQRLGRKDPEQELEKFVTANTQELGKDKWLCPLSGKKFKGPEFVRKHIFNKHGEKMGAVRKEVLFFNNFLMDPKRPALPEGKGGPPPGPAQGLAPGLPYPPQTPQGMMPYGQPRPPILGYGGGPPYPPGPYAAGRGNYETFRGQGGYLNKPRSRMVRGDPRAIVEYRDLDAPEDVDFF, encoded by the exons ATGAGGAGTG CAAATCGCCGAAGCGGGGGCCCGGCCGGACGGCGACGCTCGTGGCAAGC GTTCCGCTCCAAGTACCACCCCGACGAGGCGGGGAAGCGGAAGCAGGAGGCGCAGGCGGCCCTGAGGAACCGCCTCAACGTCTTCCTCTACCTCTCGGACAACGGCTGGTTCGACAACCTCCTCCTCGACATCGATCGCGCCCCCGCCATCATCAAGACCCTCGACGCCG cgGTGATTAAGATGGAGGGGGGGACGGAGAACGACCTGCGCatcctggagcaggaggaggaggaggagcggcagGAGAAGGCCGAAGCGGCCAAAAAAGAGGAGCCGCGACCCCCCGACGCCGACCGCAAAGCCCCCGACCgcgaggagaaggaggaggggaagaag gGCGAGGGGGAGGCACCGGGCGAGGAGAAGGCCAAGAaggggccggaggaggaggaggagaaggagaagggacggaaggaggaggaaggggagaaggagggcAAGAAG GCCAGCAAGAAGCGGAAGCGGAAGCGCAGCGGGGACGACAGCTACGACGAGGGCAGCGCCAGCGACTCCGAGAGCGAGTCCGAGGGCGGCCGCCGCGAGGGGGACAAGGAAg aggagaaggggaaggaggagaaggccCGCGAGGAAGAggggggcccggcggcgccgaAGGccaaggagaaggaggggggggaccccaaaccccgGCCCCTCCACAAAACCTGCTCTCTCTTCATGCGCAACATCGCTCCCAACATCTCCCAGGCCGAGATCGTGGCG ctctgcaagCGTTACCCCGGCTTCATGCGCGTGGCTCTGTCGGACCCCCAGCCCGagaggag ATTTTTCCGTCGGGGCTGGGTCACCTTCGACCGCAGCGTCAACATCAAGGAGATCTGCTGGAGCCTGCAGAACATTCGg CTGCGTGACTGCGAGCTGAGCCCGGGGGTGAACCGGGACCTGACGCGCCGCGTGCGCAACGTCAGCggcatcacccagcaccgccccaTCGTCCGCAACGACATCAAACTGGCCGCCCGCCTGGTCCACGCCCTCGACGGCCGCGCCCAGCTCTGGGGggctcccgcccccgccccgcccgcggggggAGCGGCTCTGGCCGGGGGGGACGCGCCCCCCAACGCcgacggggacggggaccccgccgctgccgccgccgctgccgccgccggg GCGGTGCCGTCGCAGAACCCGGTGCTGAAGCACATCACGGATTACCTGATCGAGGAGGTGAGcgccgaggaggaggagctgctggggcgcggcgggggggacgCCGAGGAGGGGCCGCGCGAGGCCAACCCCACCGAGGTCACCGTCGAGCGGGACGAGAAGCTCCTCAAG GTGCTGGACCGGCTGCTGCTCTACCTGCGCATCGTCCACTCGGTCGATTACTACAACACCTCCGAGTACCTCAACGAGGACGAGATGCCCAACCGCTGCGGCATCGTGCACGTGCGGGGGCCCCTGCCCCCCAACCGCGTCTCCCACGGAGAGG TGGCCGAGTGGCAGAAGGGCTTCGAGGAGCGGCTGGGGCCGCTgctggcggggcgggaggcgctgCCCGAGGAGGAGGCCCAGCGCCTGGGCCGCAAGGACCCCgagcaggagctggagaagtTCGTCACCGCCAACACCCAGGAGCTGGGCAAGGACAAGTGGctctgccccctcagcgggaagAAGTTCAAG ggCCCCGAGTTCGTCCGCAAGCACATCTTCAACAAGCACGGGGAGAAGATGGGGGCGGTGCGGAAGGAGGTCCTCTTCTTCAACAACTTCCTGATGGACCCCAAGCGCCCCGCCCTGCCCGAGGGCaagggggggccccccccggggcctgcCCAGG gcctggccccggggctgccgTACCCCCCCCAGACGCCGCAGGGGATGATGCCCtacgggcagccccggccccccatcCTGGGCTACGGAG gtggCCCCCCCTACCCCCCCGGCCCCTACGCCGCCGGCCGGGGCAACTACGAGACGTTTCGGGGCCAGGGGGGCTACCTCAACAAACCCCGCAGCAG GATGGTTCGGGGCGACCCCCGGGCGATCGTCGAGTACCGGGACCTGGACGCCCCCGAAGACGTCGACTTCTTCtag